The nucleotide window TTCCAGGAACCGATGACCTCACTTAACCCGGTGATCCGTTGCGGAAAACAAATTACCGAAGCCATCTGCCTTCACCAGAAAGTAAGTAAAAAAGAAGCCCGGGCAAAAACCCTATCTTTGTTTAATGAAGTGTTGCTTCCCCGCCCTGAAAAAATATTTGATGCCTATCCGCATGAGATTTCCGGCGGGCAAAAACAACGGGTAATGATTGCCATGGCTATATCGTGCAATCCGGCAGTACTCATAGCCGACGAACCTACCACCGCCCTTGATGTTACGGTGCAAAAAACCATACTCGAACTGCTGAAAAGCCTTCAGCAAAAATACGGGATGGCTGTTATTTTTATTTCGCACGACCTGGGAGTGATAGCCGAAATTGCCGACGAAGTTTGCGTGATGTACAAGGGAGAAATCGTTGAGCAGGGAAACGTCGCAGAAATTTTTGAGAATCCGCAGCATCCTTATACCAAAGGATTGATTGCCTGTCGCCCGCCACTCGACAAGCGGTTGCGGTTTTTGCCTACGGTGAGCGATTTTTTAAATAATTCCGCTACGGTTAACGGTGGAAATATTAATTTTTCTGAAAACTTTGTTATTACAACGGAAGAGAGAAAAGCGGTTCACCTGCAGATTTTTGCGAAAGAACCGGTTTTACAGGTAAAAAATCTCCAGACCTGGTTTCCGGTGCGGAAAGGGGTTTTCGGGAAAACAAACACTTATGTAAAAGCCGTTGACGATGTAAGTTTCGATGTGTACCCTGGTGAAACTTTGGGATTGGTTGGCGAAAGCGGTTGTGGCAAAACCACCTTGGGACGCAGCATCCTCCGGTTGCAGCAACCTACCGGCGGCAATGTTTATTTTTACGGAAAAGACATTGCCACCCTGTCGCGAAGCAAAATGCGCCATTTGCGAAAAAAACTGCAAATCATTTTTCAGGACCCGTATTCTTCGCTTAATCCCCGCTTAACCATAGGTTCTGCCATTATGGAGCCTATGAAAGTGCATGGCATTTATGAGAACAACCGCATCCGTAGGGAGAAAGTGATAGAACTACTCGAAAAAGTAAACCTCGAAGCAGGACATTTTAACCGTTATCCTCATGAATTTTCGGGCGGGCAACGGCAACGGATTTGCATTGCAAGGGCATTGACTACCAACCCACGGTTTATCATCTGCGACGAATCGGTGTCGGCACTTGACGTGTCGGTACAGGCACAGGTACTTAATCTGCTTAACCAATTGAAAAAAGAGTTTGGGTTTACCTATATTTTTATCTCACACGATCTTTCGGTGGTAAAATTCATGTCCGACCGCATGGCGGTGATGAAAGACGGTAAAATAATGGAAATAGGCGATGCTGATGCCATTTATGCCCACCCGCAGACGGAATACACCCAAAAACTGATAAAAGCAATACCTAAAAGGTAAGAGGGGGCGTTTTTTACGTTTTGTACCGGTTTACAACGCATTTGTACTCCGTTTAAACAGGCTCTGTTCAAAGTAACTGTGCCATTCTATAATTTTTCTTTTTCAAAGCCCCCCAAACAAAAGGATTTTTTTGGAATTTTTTTTATTTTGTAAATCGTTTGTCAAAGATAATAGGTAATTGCGATTGTATGGCGCGCCATCCAAATATTGGTGTCTGCCAATTGTCT belongs to Lentimicrobiaceae bacterium and includes:
- a CDS encoding ABC transporter ATP-binding protein; translation: MTQENSLLSVNNLQVSFWTENGIMQAVNGISFSLGKGKTLGIVGESGSGKSVTALSVMRLIPEPPGKIAEGEIFFHPEGKQAVDLLQLQEKELRHFRGSDIAMIFQEPMTSLNPVIRCGKQITEAICLHQKVSKKEARAKTLSLFNEVLLPRPEKIFDAYPHEISGGQKQRVMIAMAISCNPAVLIADEPTTALDVTVQKTILELLKSLQQKYGMAVIFISHDLGVIAEIADEVCVMYKGEIVEQGNVAEIFENPQHPYTKGLIACRPPLDKRLRFLPTVSDFLNNSATVNGGNINFSENFVITTEERKAVHLQIFAKEPVLQVKNLQTWFPVRKGVFGKTNTYVKAVDDVSFDVYPGETLGLVGESGCGKTTLGRSILRLQQPTGGNVYFYGKDIATLSRSKMRHLRKKLQIIFQDPYSSLNPRLTIGSAIMEPMKVHGIYENNRIRREKVIELLEKVNLEAGHFNRYPHEFSGGQRQRICIARALTTNPRFIICDESVSALDVSVQAQVLNLLNQLKKEFGFTYIFISHDLSVVKFMSDRMAVMKDGKIMEIGDADAIYAHPQTEYTQKLIKAIPKR